From a single Shewanella denitrificans OS217 genomic region:
- the hisS gene encoding histidine--tRNA ligase: protein MAKQIQAIRGMNDILPTQSPLWQKVEAVLRSSVSAYGYSEIRTPIVESTDLFKRSIGEVTDIVEKEMYTFEDRNSDSLTLRPEGTASTVRAGNEHGLLYNQEQRLWYMGPMFRHERPQKGRYRQFHQFGVEVYGIGTADIDAEVLMLSARLWQQLGIDEHVSLELNTLGDPSERAAYRDALIAFLEQHKDKLDEDSQRRMYSNPLRVLDTKDSQVQALLADAPALMDYLGEESKTHFSTLCELLDAVGIQYRVNPRLVRGLDYYNRTVFEWVTTSLGSQGTVLAGGRYDGLVGQLGGKDTPAVGFAMGLERIVLLLETLGLNQDIAPEVDVYVTAMGDSCLVEAFKVAQELRQALPGLKVMSHCGGGNVKKQMKRADKSGAAYAIIIGENELANNQVAIKPLRNNNQQELVARDALAETISALI, encoded by the coding sequence GTGGCTAAGCAGATCCAAGCAATTCGCGGAATGAATGACATTCTGCCCACCCAAAGCCCTCTATGGCAAAAAGTAGAAGCCGTTTTGCGTTCATCTGTGAGTGCTTATGGTTACAGCGAAATTCGCACTCCAATCGTAGAAAGTACCGATCTTTTTAAACGCTCTATTGGTGAAGTTACTGATATTGTTGAAAAAGAAATGTACACTTTCGAAGACAGAAACAGCGACAGTTTAACCTTGCGGCCTGAAGGCACGGCTTCGACAGTGCGAGCAGGTAACGAACATGGCTTACTCTATAACCAAGAGCAGCGTTTGTGGTACATGGGTCCTATGTTTCGTCATGAACGCCCTCAAAAAGGCCGCTACCGTCAATTTCATCAGTTTGGTGTTGAAGTCTATGGTATAGGCACTGCGGATATTGACGCTGAAGTCTTGATGCTGTCGGCGCGTTTATGGCAACAGCTTGGCATTGATGAGCATGTGAGTCTCGAGCTTAACACCCTTGGGGATCCTAGCGAACGCGCGGCCTATCGTGATGCGTTAATTGCTTTCCTTGAGCAACACAAGGACAAGCTGGATGAAGACAGTCAGCGCAGAATGTATTCTAATCCACTGCGTGTCCTAGACACTAAAGACAGCCAAGTGCAAGCTCTGCTTGCCGATGCACCGGCTTTGATGGATTACTTAGGCGAAGAGTCGAAAACACATTTTTCAACCTTATGTGAACTCTTGGACGCCGTTGGCATCCAATACCGAGTTAATCCGCGTTTAGTGCGCGGCTTAGATTATTATAATCGCACCGTGTTTGAATGGGTCACGACGAGCCTGGGCTCTCAGGGGACTGTGCTTGCCGGTGGTCGTTATGATGGTCTAGTGGGGCAGTTGGGCGGGAAAGACACGCCTGCTGTGGGTTTTGCCATGGGGCTTGAGCGAATCGTATTATTGCTTGAAACCTTAGGGCTTAACCAAGATATCGCTCCTGAAGTGGATGTGTATGTGACCGCCATGGGGGATTCATGCTTAGTTGAAGCCTTTAAAGTTGCCCAAGAATTACGTCAGGCTTTGCCTGGACTTAAAGTCATGAGTCATTGTGGTGGTGGTAACGTTAAGAAGCAGATGAAGCGTGCGGATAAGAGCGGCGCCGCTTATGCCATCATAATCGGTGAAAATGAGCTTGCCAATAATCAAGTGGCCATCAAACCGTTACGAAATAATAACCAACAAGAATTAGTTGCCAGAGACGCTCTGGCTGAAACCATTTCAGCATTGATTTAA
- a CDS encoding tetratricopeptide repeat protein: MEIYSTEEQQVDAIKQFWKDYGVSIALGAVVGLGGLYGWNTYSEHKVASAELASESFQSIALDAENSPNVMMAAVEFEKNHDQQGYQALLQFMLAKSAVEAGDLEKAEQAYTKVIAAKPAAGLDMIAALRLSRVQAEQGNLGMALATLEHVTDSAYAAQRDELKGDFYARQGEFDKAKNAYQAAVTLGGTLASPALQMKLDSLNKA; the protein is encoded by the coding sequence GTGGAAATTTATAGCACAGAAGAACAACAAGTAGATGCTATCAAGCAGTTTTGGAAAGATTATGGCGTGTCGATTGCGCTGGGCGCCGTAGTGGGCCTAGGCGGTTTATATGGGTGGAATACCTATTCAGAGCACAAGGTTGCCAGTGCTGAGCTTGCCTCAGAATCCTTTCAATCTATCGCGCTGGATGCGGAAAATAGCCCCAATGTGATGATGGCTGCCGTCGAGTTTGAAAAAAATCACGATCAACAGGGCTACCAAGCTTTGTTGCAGTTTATGTTGGCAAAATCCGCTGTTGAAGCGGGTGATTTGGAAAAAGCCGAACAAGCTTATACGAAAGTGATAGCCGCAAAACCTGCAGCAGGCCTTGATATGATAGCGGCACTGCGTTTATCACGAGTGCAAGCAGAACAAGGTAACTTGGGCATGGCACTGGCCACGCTTGAACACGTAACAGACAGCGCTTATGCTGCTCAACGTGATGAATTGAAAGGCGATTTCTACGCCCGCCAAGGTGAGTTTGATAAAGCAAAAAATGCCTATCAAGCCGCAGTCACCTTAGGTGGCACCTTAGCAAGCCCCGCGCTGCAAATGAAATTAGACAGCCTTAACAAAGCATAA
- the bamB gene encoding outer membrane protein assembly factor BamB — MQSLYKNLLAAGLSIALVTACSSNDVEEELVSELVEIDAKIFPEVSWSESLGDGVEDYYSRLKPVVRYGKIFAADRSGEVAAFDEASGETVWTKDFADEFGDSLLSKSKGVRLAAGVVAARNKVFVGGESGLLVALNADDGATIWSVVAGGELLSAPTVAEDVVVVNTSKGTFEAYNIDDGTRLWSYEMQLPKLTLRGTSSASYEAGGFFLGTADGKIAVVVKKNGQAAWEQPIYAPTGGNEFTRMADVDMTPLISGDNLYAVSYNGNLVSMEMRSGRTIWTRKYSSFNELASAGLSLYLVDDRSRVYAVDKRNGLELWSNSTLKNRELTSPAVVGEYVIVGDLEGYLHFISRDTGEVVGRVQVDSDGLFSQPEVVDGKIYVQGRSGMIAQVILP; from the coding sequence ATGCAATCCTTGTATAAGAATTTACTGGCCGCAGGGCTCAGTATTGCGCTGGTTACGGCTTGTTCATCAAATGATGTTGAAGAAGAGCTCGTCAGTGAGTTAGTCGAAATTGACGCTAAAATATTCCCTGAAGTTAGCTGGAGTGAAAGCCTAGGTGATGGGGTTGAAGATTACTATTCTCGCCTCAAGCCTGTGGTGCGCTATGGCAAGATATTCGCCGCAGACCGCAGTGGTGAAGTTGCTGCTTTCGATGAAGCCAGTGGCGAGACTGTGTGGACTAAAGACTTTGCCGATGAATTTGGTGATAGTTTACTGTCAAAGTCTAAAGGCGTACGTTTAGCGGCAGGTGTTGTGGCTGCGCGCAATAAAGTCTTTGTTGGCGGTGAGAGCGGCCTGTTAGTGGCATTAAATGCCGATGATGGCGCTACCATTTGGTCCGTTGTTGCTGGCGGTGAATTGCTGTCTGCACCTACGGTTGCCGAAGACGTTGTTGTGGTTAACACAAGTAAAGGCACTTTCGAAGCGTACAATATCGATGACGGCACTCGGCTTTGGAGCTATGAAATGCAGTTGCCTAAGTTGACGCTCAGAGGCACAAGCTCTGCAAGCTATGAAGCGGGCGGTTTCTTCTTAGGTACCGCGGACGGCAAAATTGCTGTGGTCGTTAAAAAGAATGGTCAAGCAGCGTGGGAGCAGCCAATTTATGCGCCAACGGGGGGTAATGAATTTACTCGCATGGCCGATGTGGACATGACACCGTTAATTTCTGGCGATAATTTATACGCAGTCAGTTACAATGGTAACTTGGTATCGATGGAAATGCGCAGTGGACGCACCATTTGGACCCGTAAGTATTCGAGCTTCAATGAGTTAGCCTCAGCAGGCTTAAGTTTATACTTGGTTGATGATCGTAGCCGTGTCTATGCCGTCGATAAGCGCAATGGCTTAGAGCTATGGAGTAATTCGACACTTAAAAACCGCGAGCTGACTTCTCCAGCGGTTGTCGGTGAATACGTAATAGTAGGCGACTTGGAAGGCTATTTACACTTTATTAGTCGTGACACGGGTGAGGTAGTAGGCCGTGTTCAAGTCGACAGTGATGGATTATTTAGTCAGCCTGAAGTGGTTGATGGTAAAATTTATGTTCAAGGCCGTAGCGGCATGATCGCTCAGGTAATCCTTCCATAA
- the der gene encoding ribosome biogenesis GTPase Der, whose protein sequence is MIPVVALVGRPNVGKSTLFNRLTRTRDALVADFPGLTRDRKYGRAFLSGYEFIVVDTGGIDGSEEGIETKMAEQSLAAIEEADVVLFLTDARAGLTSADLAIAQHLRSRDKTTFVVANKVDGIDADSVCGEFWALGLGEVYQMAAAQGRGVTNMIEYALAPYAEAMGLNRDDDEQAIEEEREYTEEEAEAEQKRLQDLPIKLAIIGKPNVGKSTLINRILGEERVVVYDAPGTTRDSIYIPMEREGREYVLIDTAGVRRRSKVHEVIEKFSVIKTLKAVEDANVVLLVVDAREGIAEQDLGLLGFTLNAGRALVIAVNKWDGIDQTVKDRVKSELDRRLGFIDFAKIHFISALHGTGVGHLYESIEEAYDSATRRVSTSMLTRVMQMSQDDHQPPLVNGRRVKLKYAHAGGYNPPIIVVHGNQVSKLPDSYKRYMMNYFRRSLKVVGTPIQIRFQEGDNPFEGKVDKLTMGQERRRKRALSHINDRKTKGE, encoded by the coding sequence ATGATCCCTGTAGTGGCCCTTGTAGGGCGACCTAACGTCGGCAAATCGACATTGTTTAATCGTCTGACTCGCACACGTGATGCGCTGGTTGCCGATTTTCCAGGTTTAACTCGTGACCGCAAGTATGGCAGAGCGTTTTTATCTGGCTATGAATTTATTGTGGTTGATACCGGCGGTATCGATGGCTCAGAAGAAGGGATCGAAACCAAGATGGCTGAGCAGTCCTTGGCTGCCATCGAAGAAGCGGATGTGGTGTTGTTCTTAACTGACGCTCGCGCCGGATTAACCTCTGCAGATCTTGCGATTGCACAGCATTTACGTAGCCGTGATAAGACGACTTTCGTGGTTGCCAATAAAGTCGATGGTATCGATGCTGACTCTGTCTGCGGTGAATTTTGGGCACTGGGTTTAGGTGAAGTGTACCAGATGGCAGCGGCCCAAGGTCGCGGCGTGACCAATATGATCGAGTATGCATTGGCGCCTTACGCTGAAGCCATGGGTTTGAATCGTGATGATGACGAACAAGCCATTGAAGAAGAACGTGAATACACCGAAGAAGAAGCTGAAGCCGAGCAGAAGCGTCTACAAGACTTGCCTATCAAGCTTGCCATTATTGGTAAGCCAAACGTGGGCAAATCGACCTTAATCAACCGTATTCTAGGTGAAGAGCGGGTGGTGGTGTATGACGCACCGGGCACAACCCGTGACAGTATTTACATTCCAATGGAACGTGAAGGCCGTGAATACGTGCTTATTGACACAGCCGGTGTACGTCGTCGCAGCAAAGTGCATGAAGTGATTGAAAAATTCTCAGTCATCAAGACACTTAAAGCCGTTGAAGATGCCAACGTGGTACTGCTGGTTGTCGATGCCCGCGAAGGTATTGCCGAGCAAGACTTAGGTTTATTGGGTTTCACCTTGAATGCGGGCCGTGCATTAGTCATCGCGGTTAACAAGTGGGATGGCATAGATCAAACGGTTAAGGACAGAGTGAAGAGCGAGCTTGATAGACGCTTAGGCTTTATCGACTTTGCCAAAATTCACTTTATTTCTGCGCTGCACGGCACGGGTGTTGGTCATTTATATGAGTCAATCGAAGAAGCTTATGACAGTGCGACACGCCGCGTCAGTACTTCTATGTTGACTCGTGTGATGCAAATGTCACAGGACGATCATCAGCCACCTCTGGTTAATGGTCGCCGTGTTAAGCTTAAATATGCCCACGCCGGTGGTTATAACCCACCTATTATCGTGGTTCATGGTAATCAGGTGAGCAAGCTGCCTGATTCATACAAGCGTTATATGATGAATTACTTCCGCCGTTCATTGAAAGTCGTTGGTACCCCAATTCAGATCCGTTTCCAAGAAGGTGATAACCCCTTCGAAGGTAAGGTGGATAAATTAACTATGGGTCAAGAGCGTCGTCGTAAGCGTGCCTTAAGCCATATTAATGACAGAAAGACCAAAGGCGAATAA
- a CDS encoding DUF3565 domain-containing protein codes for MQQAIVGYHQDDEQHWVSVLKCGHFQHVRHNPPWTLRPWVITQAGRDSMLGHELNCKKCDSGALKDVKYME; via the coding sequence GTGCAACAAGCCATAGTGGGTTACCATCAAGATGATGAGCAGCATTGGGTGTCGGTATTAAAATGCGGGCATTTTCAGCACGTTAGGCATAACCCACCTTGGACCCTAAGGCCTTGGGTAATCACCCAAGCGGGCAGAGATAGCATGCTAGGGCATGAGCTTAACTGCAAAAAATGCGATTCTGGAGCGTTGAAAGACGTTAAATATATGGAATAA
- a CDS encoding DUF3300 domain-containing protein, translating into MNLLNRNALLLVGLCCTAFSNLSAAASPSLALAATGLNQASPMLSSSSASLSQGQLAQLLAPIALYPDTVLTHVLISATYPLDVVQAERWHSQRQGMDQNALMSSAEAEPWDPSIKALLAFPSLLQKMSQDLAWTQALGDAFIQDEARVLDAIQVLRQQAYDADNLNELQNMRVRRVEKHIIIEPVQTQVIYLPYYDSRYIYGNWHWQQHPPHYWHRPAYISSSRYIAGPSHRAHIYWDTGVHIGVNFFFSAFHWHKRHVVVTSHHNSHYYQRPQQIFISQGAKHWHHNSNHRANHRSSVSHGDGGLSRRHSTSVGAHGSQYQNSNSQGRQNHTMAAPRSVSKERFERTHSDLQQNHHQKAPSRQQITHDKSSFKQPASSKHESRSQASQYDKGSPYEKRTQHALRQADRSQQSHSNDKLGRDNRAQVTHKPVQAIKTRDHAEPVRKQQDRGSNQMQRSNREHTSNERRSDREHSGNERRSDRERR; encoded by the coding sequence ATGAACTTATTGAACAGAAATGCCCTACTCCTTGTTGGGCTGTGTTGCACAGCTTTTAGCAACTTAAGCGCTGCCGCATCACCCAGTTTAGCCTTGGCTGCAACTGGGCTTAATCAAGCATCACCAATGTTAAGCTCAAGCAGTGCATCGCTCTCTCAAGGGCAGTTGGCACAGCTACTGGCGCCTATCGCCTTGTATCCAGATACAGTGCTAACTCATGTGCTTATTAGCGCCACTTATCCTTTAGATGTGGTGCAAGCCGAACGCTGGCACAGCCAACGTCAAGGCATGGATCAGAACGCATTAATGAGCAGCGCAGAAGCTGAGCCTTGGGATCCTAGCATTAAGGCATTATTGGCTTTTCCCTCCTTGCTACAGAAAATGAGTCAAGACTTGGCCTGGACCCAAGCTTTAGGGGATGCGTTTATTCAAGATGAGGCGAGAGTGCTGGATGCGATTCAAGTGCTAAGGCAGCAGGCTTATGACGCTGATAACCTTAATGAACTGCAAAATATGCGCGTAAGGCGGGTAGAGAAGCATATCATCATAGAGCCAGTGCAAACTCAGGTGATATACCTGCCCTACTATGACAGCCGCTACATCTATGGAAATTGGCATTGGCAGCAACACCCGCCTCATTACTGGCATAGACCTGCCTATATCAGCTCAAGCCGTTATATAGCAGGCCCGAGTCATAGGGCACATATTTATTGGGACACTGGGGTGCATATCGGCGTGAATTTTTTCTTCAGTGCATTTCATTGGCATAAACGCCATGTGGTGGTGACCTCCCACCACAATAGTCATTATTATCAAAGGCCCCAGCAAATTTTTATCAGCCAAGGCGCCAAGCATTGGCACCACAATAGCAATCACAGGGCTAACCACAGAAGCAGTGTGAGCCATGGTGATGGTGGCTTATCTCGCAGACACAGCACCAGTGTGGGCGCCCATGGTAGTCAGTACCAAAACAGTAACAGTCAGGGCCGACAAAATCACACTATGGCCGCGCCTCGCAGTGTAAGCAAGGAAAGGTTCGAGCGGACCCATTCCGACTTGCAACAAAATCACCACCAAAAAGCGCCAAGCAGGCAGCAAATTACCCATGACAAATCGAGCTTCAAACAGCCAGCCTCATCAAAGCATGAGTCCCGAAGCCAAGCATCACAGTATGATAAAGGGTCGCCATATGAAAAAAGAACGCAGCATGCATTAAGGCAAGCTGATCGCTCGCAGCAAAGTCATTCCAATGACAAGCTTGGTCGCGATAACCGCGCTCAAGTCACTCATAAGCCTGTACAGGCTATCAAAACGAGAGACCATGCTGAGCCCGTAAGAAAACAGCAAGACAGGGGATCTAATCAGATGCAGCGCAGCAATAGAGAACACACTAGCAATGAAAGACGCAGTGATAGAGAACACAGTGGCAATGAAAGGCGCAGCGATAGAGAAAGGCGTTAA
- a CDS encoding ATP-binding protein — MTNNTIQLWLAESIFSRSLKARLIVSGLLFVLLLLPIIGFALNDAFKEQMYASAKEELSAYMYSVLAITEVEQGQVLLPEVLLENRFNLINSGIYALVSAPSNNDKLDQLLLRHKQHLVWSSASFQGKEKPYRLPKPAMGQGYFSELLIGDKPHLIFSFSANFASNLSLDGAEVNSSSSFPVTIHIIKDKRSLQLQINAFSAKLWNWLWVILFVLLTVQLSWLLWTLKPLARFTQELNQVEQGQGTQLSQDYPLELKVVAKQLNGLLRNEQNQRQRYRNALADLAHSLKTPLAIIQSQQDLSASSQEQVANINRIISYQLRRAQSAAGSAWHLGVNISQVTDKLRRTLNKIYPHIAIHCHIDPEVIFRGDEGDLTEMLGNVLDNACKAAKQQLRLTVLSTGNQVIIHVEDDGEGISPEKQQHIFERGVRADTYAQGHGIGLAISLDLVTSYQGQLSVSQSAYLGGAKFSFSFPS; from the coding sequence ATGACGAATAACACCATTCAACTATGGTTAGCTGAGTCAATTTTTAGCCGTTCACTCAAGGCGCGCCTTATCGTCAGCGGACTACTTTTTGTATTGTTATTGCTGCCGATCATCGGTTTTGCTCTCAACGATGCCTTTAAAGAGCAAATGTATGCCAGTGCCAAAGAAGAGCTCAGCGCCTACATGTATTCAGTATTGGCAATCACAGAAGTCGAACAAGGCCAAGTTCTCTTGCCCGAGGTGTTATTAGAAAACCGCTTCAACCTAATAAACTCAGGGATTTACGCTCTGGTTTCAGCCCCGTCCAACAATGATAAACTCGATCAATTACTCCTGCGCCATAAGCAGCACTTAGTCTGGTCTTCGGCATCTTTTCAAGGCAAAGAAAAACCCTATCGACTGCCAAAACCGGCCATGGGCCAAGGGTATTTTTCTGAGCTGCTTATTGGTGATAAGCCTCATTTAATATTTAGTTTTAGCGCAAATTTTGCCAGTAATCTCAGCCTAGATGGCGCCGAGGTTAACTCATCATCAAGCTTTCCTGTGACCATACATATCATTAAGGACAAGCGATCCTTACAGCTGCAAATTAACGCGTTCAGCGCTAAATTATGGAATTGGCTGTGGGTCATCTTATTCGTGCTCTTGACTGTGCAGTTAAGCTGGCTACTTTGGACCCTAAAACCCTTAGCCCGATTTACCCAAGAGCTTAATCAGGTGGAACAAGGCCAAGGCACCCAACTGAGTCAAGATTACCCCCTAGAACTTAAGGTTGTAGCGAAACAACTCAATGGTTTATTACGCAATGAGCAAAATCAGCGCCAGCGCTATCGCAATGCGCTAGCTGATTTGGCTCACAGTTTAAAAACCCCTCTGGCTATTATCCAAAGCCAACAAGACCTCAGTGCTAGCTCTCAAGAGCAAGTGGCGAATATTAATCGCATTATCAGTTATCAATTACGCCGTGCCCAAAGCGCGGCGGGTTCTGCCTGGCATCTTGGGGTTAACATTAGCCAAGTGACGGACAAACTGCGGCGCACACTGAATAAAATTTATCCTCATATAGCTATCCATTGCCATATTGATCCAGAGGTAATTTTTAGGGGGGATGAAGGCGATCTCACAGAAATGCTGGGTAATGTGCTCGATAACGCCTGTAAAGCCGCTAAACAACAGCTGCGCCTTACCGTGCTCAGTACCGGTAACCAAGTGATCATTCATGTAGAAGATGACGGCGAGGGTATAAGCCCAGAAAAGCAGCAGCACATATTCGAGCGCGGCGTCAGGGCCGATACTTATGCCCAAGGCCACGGGATAGGTCTAGCGATTAGTCTGGATTTAGTCACCAGTTATCAAGGCCAGTTAAGCGTCTCTCAATCAGCCTATTTAGGTGGCGCTAAATTTAGCTTCAGCTTCCCGAGTTAA